One genomic window of Polyodon spathula isolate WHYD16114869_AA chromosome 8, ASM1765450v1, whole genome shotgun sequence includes the following:
- the LOC121320147 gene encoding zinc finger protein 135-like: MDVSVSVSFFQEQLASPVERAVKAAVDSVLREITEVVGSRFTEFRVEMTAMKRENESLKLRLEISESELRAVRGCINAADTDIKQPFIFQDPRESHAIPESEAQEEPKIEAVSTQEESFEQECCASLVQVTELQFVKDEEVPQQECVPIKEEFIEQECVYIAEELPAENNACTLEENYKLGSSLCDDSPSECELGFRASKVAEGEHDSTPSPQCKNTSSGKLQCKNSRETTAQGKYVKTLRTHSAKIPSLQDRPPLTVESTETPHSACFTSFETRGNLKILPHSIKGGKSSCQLGVPETHKGNPTGGTTFSWADCGKCFNHISLLKRHQRVHTGEKPSHIQYSDKSFTPEFHSHQRIHTGEKPYHCSVCGKTFRNIESLKKHKVIHTGEKPHHCAVCGKRFSQLRDLKRHHQIHTGEKPYHCAVCGKRFSHGFCGNFLHTRLNLRYLKTQHNVPQL, from the exons ATGGACGTCAGTGTCTCCGTGTCGTTCTTTCAAGAGCAGCTCGCCTCTCCCGTCGAGcgcgcagtgaaagcggctgtagactCCGTCCTGCGGGAAATTACTGAAGTTGTCGGCAGCAGATTCACTGAGTTCCGAGTGGAAATGACTGCAATgaagagagagaatgaaagtCTGAAGCTGAgactggaaatatcagagagcgagctgAGAGCCGTGCGAGGGTGTATAAACGCTGCAGATACAGACATTAAACAGCCTTTCATATTTCAGG ATCCCAGAGAGAGTCACGCTATCCCTGAATCTGAAGCACAGGAGGAGCCAAAGATAGAAGCAGTTTccacacaagaggagtcctttgaGCAGGAGTGCTGTGCAAGTCTAGTGCAGGTTACAGAGCTGCAgtttgttaaagatgaagaggtccctcaACAAGAATGTGTTCCTATCAAAGAGGAGTTCATAGAGCAGGAATGTGTCTACATCGCAGAGGAACTTCCTGCTGAAAATAATGCCTGTACACTTGAAGAGAACTAcaagctgggatccagcctgtgtgatgattctccatctgaatgtgaactgggatttagag cttcTAAAGTAGCTGAAGGAGAACATGACTCCACTCCATCACCCCAGTGCAAAAACACTTCTAGTGGCAAGCTACAGTGCAAGAACAGCAGAGAAACAACAGCCCAAGGAAAGtatgtgaagacattgagaactCACTCAGCTAAAATCCCTTCTTTACAAGACAGACCCCCTCTTACTGTGGAGAGTACAGAGACGCCACATTCTGCATGTTTTACCAGTTTTGAAACCCGGGGCAACTTGAAGATCTTACCTCATTCTATTAAAGGTGGAAAGAGTTCCTGTCAATTAGGCGTTCCTGAAACTCACAAGGGAAATCCCACAGGAGGGACTACATTTTCCTGGGCTGATTGTGGGAAGTGTTTCAATCATATATCActgcttaaaagacaccagcgcgttcacacaggagagaaaccttcccacatacagtacagtgataaGAGTTTCACACCAGAGTTTCAttcacaccagcgcattcacacaggagagaaaccttatcactgttcTGTGTGTGGGAAGACATTCAGAAACATAGAAAGCCTTAAAAAACACAAGgtaattcacacaggagagaaacctcatcactgtgctgtttgtgggaaGAGGTTTAGCCAGTTAAgagaccttaaaagacaccatcaaatccacacaggagagaaaccttatcactgtgctgtttgtgggaagagattcagcca TGGCTTCTGTGGAAACTTCCTCCATACCAGGTTGAATCTGCGCTACCTCAAGACACAGCACAATGTACCACAGTTATGA